The sequence GTTTGAATGCCTGAGCTCCATCAGCCCACTCAAGAAGACTACAAGACGCagtagaataaaaacaacattgtgcTGCAATAAGCAATCCTTTGTACTGTGTCACTCGCTGTAGGGTACAGAATGAATGGTATAACATCAAATTTGGTGTTGAGTGGGGCAACAATTATTTCAAAGGGTTACATTTGTGGATTATAACCCAAAAATATGAAATCACACCATCAGATGTGGAATTCAATCCTGCATTTTCACAGGTCAattttatttgatgtatttgtttatgggaaaaaaaaacagaaaattgcatttttaattgaaCTTCTGTGAATAATAGTcagagttgttgttgtggtaCGAACTTTCAGCCCAAATAAGCATAATGTGATTAGGATCTTTATGGGCAAACCAGAGAATTTAGATTTCCAATGGGTAAGTGGGAAAGTCCAATGAACTTAAAATAGAACTTCTCACACCAGAGCAAAATCATGTACTTCTCTATATTCCTTACAGTAGAATTAACACTGCAATTACTATGTACAATTTCATGAATTAAGGCAATGTGATGTGGTTCTAAGCACCTAAAAAACGTTTTTACTGCGGTCACACACAATCACCTGATTTTAGAAAGCTCTAATGAAACAGTCCCTGCTACTTTTGTTGTtacaaatgagagagagaaagtgaaaccTTCTTTAGACTTATTAACATGCAAATGATCCATTCACAACAGGCCAGCTGCCATTATATCACTTGACATCTGACATTAAACATGTGATAAGTTCACAAATGTATCCTCAGTACCTCTTAGAGCCTTTCAAACCATAAACACAATTGTTATCTGTGTAAACTCATTGATGACTTCCACGTTTGGTTGtaaatttattttagtttcctCTTTTTAAGCAGTGGCTCAAATGGAAGTTCAATCTGTTTTGtgtgcaataaaaacataaataggtTTTCTGATGTTTAAAGAAGAAATTGGTTATAATTTCTACCATGAAACTTAACACTTTCCTAACCACTGAGTTAGTGTCTATGATAGAAATTTCATAGACAAATTTTAGAGCGAATtttagagaaaacaaacaagagtaCTCACCAGCAGCTCGACTCCAAACCATATTCCAGAGAGGGCCCTGTCAGGGAGCAACGAGCCCTTGAAACGGACCACACCAGGCAGAGGTTCATCCCCAGAGCGTAACTGAACATGAACCTTGGAGCCACAGTCAATTTCATAGCAGCGTGCTAGCCGTGGGTCATTGCAGAGCAAGGCATATCTCTCCTCACAGTTGGTAATGGGGAACAGTAACTCAGCCAGCTTCTCTTCCAGTTCCTGAACATCCCGCTCATCCAGACTCAGCACCACATTGGTCTGGTCCAGAATGCGAAGACTCTTCTTGCCTTTGCAGGGGGGCAGTGTTCGTCCCAGGCTATTGCGCTCCTGGCAGGCTTGGCCAAGACTGCCACGGGGGATCCTCAGGGTCTTCTGGGGAGGCTTCTCCACTGTACACTCCTTCACCACCATGTAAAAGCGCCAGTCCTCCCTGAAGCCCCCACTGGGCTTCTCCTGGCTCCATAAGACAGAGCTCATGGCTGCATGCTAGACAAGAGGTCCAACATCAAGGTAAGTCTGACCAGCGATCTGtggtaaaaaacacaaatgacttctaaataaaaatatgtatttgacCCAGTTGAGGCTAAATTCAATAGgtttggaaaaattaaaaacaaacgttaaattacattacaatatCTCTAAAAATAGGAAagtcaattaaaatgttttcccaCATTCTCTCATTAGATACATAAAATATGCTcaaccacacacaaaatactCAAATTAAATGTGTACAATGAACACAATAACATTCAGTGgttttcaaaaaacacaacaggtaCTACATTAATAAAAGAGCAACAAGGGAAAGGAATTCAGCAAAACAGTTCTGAATCCAATAGAGTTGACGTAGAGTATTTTTGTTGGTACTAGTGCATACTGCTCCCTCTCACACTGGACAGCTCAGACCTAAGCACACACAACTTGAAATACTGGATTATGAGGGATGATGAATAAAGGATGATCACAGTAGAAATGCTGGAAGATTTGGTTCAGTCTATTTGTATGCAATAGCAATCACTTTGTCACAATAACAAAAGTGTTTCGATCATTTACCTGTGACAGTATCAAACAGTATGTGTCCAGGCAAAAACTGTACTACTGTTTCACCATAGTGGAACAAAACTACAGGGAAAAGTGAGAACCATTATAATATGCACTCCTCTTGCTGCCCCTACAGATCAGAACAGCAAAACTGGCAGACGCTGATGTCCGTGGTGTGGGAGcatgaaggagagagggagacaaagatTGTGGATGCTCCAAGGCCTTACAAATCTGACATGTGTAATCTACGAGGTAGATTATTACAAGTCTGTTTGCTTTCATTATCCATCTATGTATCCATCATCAACtgctttatcctacacatgagggtcaaggggctgctggtgccaatcccagctgacagagggcaaaaggtggggtgcagggccaacacatagagacaagatttactctcacattcacaccgacagtcaatttagagtgtcaaactaacatctgcatgtttttgggttttGGGAGAAAACCCgagaacccagagaaacccCACTGCTTACATTATCTTTAtaattactactattattattattatcatcatctttattaatatcattatattattattactaatacttGTAAAACATTGGGTGTTCCTGTTAAACAGATTATGTTATTTCCCACTTAACATTAAATGCCCAACCTATAATGAAGTTAACTGCAGGTCTGATCTTATTTGTTCTACTTTTTACTTGACATGAGAACCTAAAACATGGGATGTTTCTATTTTAACTGGtgatgtcttttttattttaatatcgCCAAAAATATCGCACCCCGGACTTGTTACTGAGGTGTTATTGCATTATGAGATTCTGATATTGATCACAAGCCTAAACATCAATTATCTACTGGTTCAATTATTCTAAAAGCTTACGATGACCAGACACGCGTTtcagtcactcacactcacgAAAGAACATGAACCAGATGAATGGATTTCCCCTGATGATGAGATGATCATCCCCCTGACAGTCAAGAATTCACACAATGTGCACACAACAGAAGCGGGTTCACTGTTTTGAGTCAGATATTTAGTTTTTAgatgtgacatttaaacaccCGGCAGTTTTGTTGTGGCTAACGCCAAACCGAGCTAAATATCAAAATGTAAGTCATGTCAACTTGACTGGCTAACGCTTGCCTGACTAGACAGATATTTTAGCCCGGCGTCAGAGatgatacacacagacagattaaGGGTTTTGTTATGTTATCTGCCTGCCACTGTCACTGACAACACGACCATGACTCGTTTTATTGAGCATTTACTCTGACAACCAGAGCTGCGGTGTGTCATCACCGGACAGGAGCTGTCAGTCTAAGGCCCTTCGGAGAGAGGGGAGTAGTTAACTTACCGTGGTCTTAAAATGCTACAAACAGCACCAGAGCGAACAACACTTTGGTCTTACCTTTGACACCGCGGTTAAAGGCTGTAGACGCGTGTCATTTCAAATGTCACCCTCGGTTAGACACAGGCTTCAGAAAACGAGCAGGGTTCGTCCCGCAATGCCAGTTAATCTTTGATTAGCTAAATGGCTAGCTAATGCTAACCAGCTAAGTTATCACGCTAAAGTCTTATGCTTATGAGCGGGCAGGTTGGCAGTAGAGTGCCGCCCTGTGCAGTACACTAACTACAGTCACATACATCTGTTCCCCATGGCAAAATCAGTGAAACAACACAGTGTGCCACTACAGCTATGTGGAAGATGTATTATTTACAGGAGACGACCTCACTAGACTCAATTCGTGACGTCATCGAACGCGCTGACAGGGATTGGTCATGTGCTCCCTTCTCAAGCGCTTGATTGGTTGTTTGTCGTGTCTGTACGAAGGTCCCGCTCTGTGGGGTTTTCCCACGGATGGCAGCTAGTTAGGTTGCAGATGAGggcagaaaaaaacagtctgGATGGGGGTTTACtgtataatttttatttttaaaacaatgaataacTTATGCATATATTCTATAACAGATCAACAGTTGAAATGTTGCATAgctaaaaataaattacaattatCAGCAGCTTGTCAgaaaattaacaataaaaatgtttaacatgCACAATAAGTTACTTTCACTGACAAAATAGTGTTGTATGATAGTACACTTGACAGACATAAcaaatgtctatttatttatttattcatgtttatttattttactttacttatctTTCTCTTCACTGACCACTTTGATCTGTGTCTTTGACATGTAACATATTAAGAGTTTTTTGTGTGATAGTGGATAGGGTCAGCcactgatgttgtgtttttggctcgtttgtttgtctgtgtgtgtgactttggtgGCGATCCAGATCCAGAATCAGAATTTACCAGTTTGCATATAGTTTATTGACAATATGTAAAATTTTGCAACCTTGGCAGAGGCTTGTTCTCTCTCAGTGCTTTCTGTAGTTTCTGTTCTCCTTTACACTCAGCTCAgggttttaataataataatgtgtcatATAGTGTATGTTTGAAGATGATCTTGTGCTTTGAGTAAAATGTTTAACAATAGCTACCATGTAACTACTAAAAGTAGTGTAAATATAgctcaaataaacaaataaaggacaATCCAagtccattattattattattattattacagtatattatagtaGTCAAAGTAGTGCTCGTAATAACAGTAGTGAAAAGGTTGATATGTGACATAGGCAAATACacttgtatgtatgtgtgtatccaaataaagtgtaaaaagcAGCATCTACATTTCACATTCAATataaaatatgacaatatttacaatatgaCAATACATGGTCcctgaacaaaatcagaaaaccagTCTTGATTCACGCTGTGTCATCTCCTCTACTTCCTCAGAGCTGAGATCATTGTTTCTCAACCTGTAGTGTAAAAGGAAAAGGCAACATCAGTCAATAACAATGCACAGCCAATTTGGAAATAGGAAGTACATTTTTCCATCATACGATACAGAGTAAAAAGCAAGCTTTTTCTTGGCACTGAAACTAGAAGCACAGCTACATATGACTTACCCAAAATACAGGCTACAAAACCACCAATGTGTACTAACCACGTAAGAAATGGTTTCAAACTTTTATTTGTTAGTGTAAAACTCACATACCATACTGACTTCACATGCTTATTGTGTTCTAGGGCTTGAATCAGACATTCCACTCCAGTTCTTGTTATGCAGTTTTCTGTCAGCCTTTTACAGGAAATGAAAGAGGTGGGGCAGTTTACTGTATAGCGAGTATTCAAATGACAGATCAACTATTGAATCAGTTTCATTAGACACTTACCAAATATCTTCTAGTGATGTGCAGTGCTTAATAATATTAGCAACGGCACATGCTCCTGCACTCCCAACACCATTACCTACCAGGCTGATAATagaagaaaaatattttaacaaacacacattatttttacatttgttgtcattatgTAATGGCGGTGGTACAATATATCGTCTactctgtgtttaaatataCTTGAGGTGACAATATTTACAGAAAGTATTACCTGAGCCATGACAGAGTTTTGCTGTTTGCTAATGCACTGGCCAGGGCCTCTGCTCCTGCATCGCCTATCTTATTTCCCCAAAGCCTGAGCATACAAACAAAGGTTAGTAAATTGAAGTGCAACACCAAGAGGATGCATGGATGTTTTGTATGACGTTTTTTACCCTAATAACTGCAGCGAATGATTGCATTTCAGCCCCTCTGCAAGCTGCTTTGCTCCTTCTGCAGTTATATTATTGTTACCCAGCCTGAGAGAAAATTAGTTATTAGTGTAATTTCAGAATCACACCTGATGACTGTTGAAATGCGCTGCCGACCTTAGAGAGAGGAAATTCTGCTTGGTCTTTAGAAGATGACAAAAGTGCTGTGTGCAAGCATCAGTCAGCTTGTTGTTGAAAAGcctacacacaaaaaaaaatatcatttgtaCTGTAACAATCAATTGTACTGTaacctattattattaataatcttAACAGTACATACGCAATCTTCTGGAAGTTCTCACACTCGATAACTTTAACAATCAATTTGCAGATTCCTCTGTCTGTAATGTTGTTATTTCTGAGGCTGAAAGAGGAAAGATAAAGGACagagatttttgttttgctttattacCCTTGATAAATGCTGTTAGAGAGACCTTGTTCACTATACTTCATACAACTAACTGTTTAACAAAGCAacattaacataataataattcagagTTTATACTCACTACAGAGAATTGCAAATGTGCATGCAGGGAAGAAGCTGCTCCACTCCAACATCGCCTACAGTGTTGTTGTCCAGCTGGAGGCCTACAGGGCTCTTTAAATGCTGGAGCACGTAGGCTAGTGCAGTGCACTCTACCGGGCCAATGTTACAGTAGGTCAGTTTCAGGTGGTCCACCTCCAGGTTAGTGACAGCACCTTTAGCGATTCTGATGTCCTGCATCTCATAGATGCATTTGATTAGCCAAACAAAGCCTGGCATTGCATGCatgctcttcttctctcccgCTACAGGTTGGGGGATAGATTTAAAGTGTTTCTGCATGCCTTTGGACAGGCACTTTGAAACCTGCTTGATCTTCTTCTCCATCATAGTTTGGGGGCAGCACTGAAGCCACATGCTTCGATAGTGTTGGGAGAGCAGTCCAGACACAAAGGTGGCTGTGATTTGCAGATTGGGTTTTTCAGCTGCTGTAGCTTCAACCCCCGGAAGGCGCACATGTTGGTTAGTGGTGCGCAAACAGGCCCCGAAGCATTTGTTActctgacttgtctcactcctGTCCTGCAGCTCAAAGAGCTTAAGTATGGTCAAGCGGTCAGTGTCAACCGACAAAACGATGTACagagcagcaaaaaaacactgcaaagtcacATGAAGGAATTCATAGTGTTTATTGTGACAGGAGGACATATCTTTGCTTTGAACAAGAAAGCCCATACAGATATCATTTTCTGTTACACCacatgtctccaggtgtgtaCATGAGAAGATATAACAGGTGGTTCCTATTCCATCAAAGGCGAGCTGTCCAAGATGCAAGACGGTTTTAAGGTGCTTCTGAAACCAACCCATCTCCACAGAACTCTTCAGGGGGCAGTGGTGCTGTAAAAAGTGCTGTAAGATCATCATGTAAATGTCTGTGATTGTTTGTAGTTTACCCTCTTCACAGCCCAGAAGCTCCTTATGGCACTGTGAGACAATCCAGCAGAGGACTGGACTATGACACAGTCCAAGtaaagctgtgtttgtttgtagggACTCCAAAATCTTTGCAGCCACGGTGGGGTCACTGTGATGCTTCTTCACAAAACAGTCAATCTCACTTGGGGAAAATCCTTTCAAGAGGACCTCTTTGCGGAGGTGTTTCCTCAGTAGAGGCCCCACTGCCTCTGGACGACTAGTTACCACTTTCCACACCCCCTTCATTAGGGAACCTTGAATTAAGTTAAATAATAGTATGTGAGCAGGTGCACGCTGGGTTGGGCAGCAGAGTCTGTGCTCATCTGAAAAGCTCTGCTTGAGCTCATCCAGGCCATCAAAAGTAAAAAGGATGAGATGTGGGTGGTCCAGCATGAACTGAAAAATCTCTTCCTGCTCCCTGTCTGGCCAGCAGCAATGTTGAAACAGCAACTCTTGAACCGACAGTTCCCTGTGTTCTGAGTTCAGCTTGCGACAACTGAAagggaacagaaacagaaagtcCCGGAGAGCTGTCCCTCGAGTCCAAAGCAAGTGCAGCCTCTGGAGTAAGGTGCTCTTCCCACTACCTGCCTCCCCAGAGACAAGCACTGTGTCAGCCTCCACGTTCACAGTACCCGCTGTGCCAACTATGTCCTCCAGGCCCAAAGGTGCATGGGCCTCAGCACAATCATGACCTAGTTCCAGCTGGACTTCAGTGTAGATGTCATCCAATGGCATGTGGCTTGTCCCTCCATAAGTACTGAGAAAGTGggactgagcagagagagagctgctCAGCTTCTTCTGATACTTTAAGAACTCTGTAGTAGAAAGCCCACACACTtgataaatgtcaataaaatgaatggaaatgaataCAGTTCACAATTCTGAATGAGCCACTTCCAGTATTTTCCTAACGAAACTCCACAGGTTTAAACAATGAAGAGCAGCTGCCATTGAGCTTTCACAAAGTTCCCCTTCACTGCTATTtataacaaaatatttttaaGCCTACGATAAGGAAAATACCTTTTGACAGAGGCAGTTTTTCTTGGGTGAGTGACGACTCAGTTTCCTTATTTTGCTGAACGTAATGCAGTATCACCTTTGCCGCTGACTCGCCTTTTGGTCTGACATGATCCAGCAAACGCCTCGCCTGTGCGacatgtgaatggcaaaagaTTCATGATTCAATGATTCATCATCATAACTATCATCTTAgcttgtggggaaaaaaatacgtAAAAAGCACATTCCAGAAATGTAAACTATGTCTTTAAAAATACCTTGGATTCAAATGCATTTCTAATACAGTtagtattaaatgtatttgaagcaattacatttaacaaatagagaaaagtttttctGTTTGATTCATAGACATTTGTCCAAACTCTGTCAGTGTGATTTTTCAAGAAATAATCAATATAAACCCACACATGAAAAATACAGATGGCTGTTAATCTTTAGGATCTTCATTTTGGTTTGCTGACATCTCAGTTATGTTATGAATCATGCCAGAGGAATTTAAAATAATGGCATGATGCTCTGTGAGATTGAAAATTGAGATAAACCACCATAGACATGAAACCAGAAGCTGTTTCCTTCACGACTAGATCAATTACAGTTGTAATGCTGTCAagccaaaatgtaaaaatttgCATAAACATGAACTATTTACTGTACCTGCTGAGAGGGGGTATATATAGGAATCCGTACTTCATCGCAGTCCCCTGATGTGAAGTGTCCTGACACAGTTAGAGCCTCGAGAGCACCATCAATGCAGCCTTGTAGCTTCCTGATAAGGCTTGGTCTATGAGTCAGGAGAGTCTGAGTAGATGGGCTCTGAGTAATGTTTTCTTCTGGACTTTCACAGCATCCTGAAAACGTAATGCCGGCAACCTGCACTTCTGGCAGGGCTTGTTTGAGAGCATAGAGAAAGACCTCACAGGTATCCACACCCTTTGTATAAACCAGGTCAAGCAACTGTCGGGCATTGGTATACAGTGCCCTACCTGGGACTTGTATGTTCTGGTACTCCTCCCATATGAGCTCCCCATGGGCCAACAGTATATCCAGAACTCTTTCCAGATGTTCAGCTGACCCACTGCTGCATAATGCATGCAGTAGCTCTGACCG is a genomic window of Solea senegalensis isolate Sse05_10M linkage group LG7, IFAPA_SoseM_1, whole genome shotgun sequence containing:
- the nod2 gene encoding nucleotide-binding oligomerization domain-containing protein 2 isoform X2 — its product is MTNGVRKAFSCGDSNVTMKQQIITLDVSGNGSRQLDSMFAQELVLKQRSELLHALCSSGSAEHLERVLDILLAHGELIWEEYQNIQVPGRALYTNARQLLDLVYTKGVDTCEVFLYALKQALPEVQVAGITFSGCCESPEENITQSPSTQTLLTHRPSLIRKLQGCIDGALEALTVSGHFTSGDCDEVRIPIYTPSQQARRLLDHVRPKGESAAKVILHYVQQNKETESSLTQEKLPLSKEFLKYQKKLSSSLSAQSHFLSTYGGTSHMPLDDIYTEVQLELGHDCAEAHAPLGLEDIVGTAGTVNVEADTVLVSGEAGSGKSTLLQRLHLLWTRGTALRDFLFLFPFSCRKLNSEHRELSVQELLFQHCCWPDREQEEIFQFMLDHPHLILFTFDGLDELKQSFSDEHRLCCPTQRAPAHILLFNLIQGSLMKGVWKVVTSRPEAVGPLLRKHLRKEVLLKGFSPSEIDCFVKKHHSDPTVAAKILESLQTNTALLGLCHSPVLCWIVSQCHKELLGCEEGKLQTITDIYMMILQHFLQHHCPLKSSVEMGWFQKHLKTVLHLGQLAFDGIGTTCYIFSCTHLETCGVTENDICMGFLVQSKDMSSCHNKHYEFLHVTLQCFFAALYIVLSVDTDRLTILKLFELQDRSETSQSNKCFGACLRTTNQHVRLPGVEATAAEKPNLQITATFVSGLLSQHYRSMWLQCCPQTMMEKKIKQVSKCLSKGMQKHFKSIPQPVAGEKKSMHAMPGFVWLIKCIYEMQDIRIAKGAVTNLEVDHLKLTYCNIGPVECTALAYVLQHLKSPVGLQLDNNTVGDVGVEQLLPCMHICNSLYLRNNNITDRGICKLIVKVIECENFQKIALFNNKLTDACTQHFCHLLKTKQNFLSLRRSKAACRGAEMQSFAAVIRALGK
- the nod2 gene encoding nucleotide-binding oligomerization domain-containing protein 2 isoform X1, whose translation is MTNGVRKAFSCGDSNVTMKQQIITLDVSGNGSRQLDSMFAQELVLKQRSELLHALCSSGSAEHLERVLDILLAHGELIWEEYQNIQVPGRALYTNARQLLDLVYTKGVDTCEVFLYALKQALPEVQVAGITFSGCCESPEENITQSPSTQTLLTHRPSLIRKLQGCIDGALEALTVSGHFTSGDCDEVRIPIYTPSQQARRLLDHVRPKGESAAKVILHYVQQNKETESSLTQEKLPLSKEFLKYQKKLSSSLSAQSHFLSTYGGTSHMPLDDIYTEVQLELGHDCAEAHAPLGLEDIVGTAGTVNVEADTVLVSGEAGSGKSTLLQRLHLLWTRGTALRDFLFLFPFSCRKLNSEHRELSVQELLFQHCCWPDREQEEIFQFMLDHPHLILFTFDGLDELKQSFSDEHRLCCPTQRAPAHILLFNLIQGSLMKGVWKVVTSRPEAVGPLLRKHLRKEVLLKGFSPSEIDCFVKKHHSDPTVAAKILESLQTNTALLGLCHSPVLCWIVSQCHKELLGCEEGKLQTITDIYMMILQHFLQHHCPLKSSVEMGWFQKHLKTVLHLGQLAFDGIGTTCYIFSCTHLETCGVTENDICMGFLVQSKDMSSCHNKHYEFLHVTLQCFFAALYIVLSVDTDRLTILKLFELQDRSETSQSNKCFGACLRTTNQHVRLPGVEATAAEKPNLQITATFVSGLLSQHYRSMWLQCCPQTMMEKKIKQVSKCLSKGMQKHFKSIPQPVAGEKKSMHAMPGFVWLIKCIYEMQDIRIAKGAVTNLEVDHLKLTYCNIGPVECTALAYVLQHLKSPVGLQLDNNTVGDVGVEQLLPCMHICNSLYLRNNNITDRGICKLIVKVIECENFQKIALFNNKLTDACTQHFCHLLKTKQNFLSLRLGNNNITAEGAKQLAEGLKCNHSLQLLGLWGNKIGDAGAEALASALANSKTLSWLSLVGNGVGSAGACAVANIIKHCTSLEDIWLTENCITRTGVECLIQALEHNKHVKSVWLRNNDLSSEEVEEMTQRESRLVF